A single window of Caldimicrobium thiodismutans DNA harbors:
- a CDS encoding permease produces MQEIFFKFLWHFWDYSVAILPYFILALFIVSFLKVYLDTSLIIRVLRLKKSAPFLTGTLAALLPVCSCSVIPLAYYIHNFSFNFAPVLAFLMIGPVISPVTIFLTLGLLGPKFALFRLIFSFLISIILAYLTLFLFKKKEKTLEYSEGEPLPKKKNLKKVWSAFKEEGLEIGKYLFLGLLIASLLVTFLPPEKLTFLSKSSLSYFLIALISIPIYVCSGEEVPLAKAFLDLGFTPGQAMVFVLAGSGICVPTLIASLRFLPLKVVLYYLFSWLILSIGGGLLYDLLSQI; encoded by the coding sequence ATGCAAGAAATCTTCTTTAAATTTCTATGGCATTTTTGGGATTATAGTGTAGCTATCTTACCTTATTTTATTCTGGCCCTTTTTATAGTAAGTTTTTTAAAGGTATATTTAGATACCTCTCTTATTATCAGGGTTCTAAGACTTAAAAAATCTGCCCCCTTTTTAACAGGGACACTGGCTGCCCTTTTGCCTGTTTGTTCTTGCTCTGTGATTCCTTTAGCCTATTATATTCACAACTTTTCCTTTAACTTTGCCCCAGTCCTTGCCTTCCTCATGATTGGTCCGGTTATTTCCCCTGTAACTATTTTTTTGACCTTAGGATTACTTGGGCCTAAATTTGCCCTTTTTCGACTCATTTTTAGCTTTCTTATCTCTATTATTCTTGCTTATTTGACCCTTTTTCTTTTTAAAAAGAAAGAAAAGACCCTTGAATATTCAGAAGGTGAACCCCTTCCAAAGAAAAAAAATCTTAAAAAGGTGTGGTCTGCTTTCAAAGAAGAGGGGCTTGAGATAGGAAAATATCTTTTTCTTGGCCTCTTGATAGCCTCCCTACTTGTAACCTTTTTACCCCCTGAAAAATTGACCTTTCTATCTAAAAGCTCCCTTTCTTATTTTTTGATAGCCCTCATTTCTATCCCTATTTATGTTTGCTCAGGGGAGGAAGTGCCTTTAGCAAAAGCCTTTCTTGACCTTGGTTTTACCCCTGGGCAGGCCATGGTCTTTGTTCTGGCTGGGAGTGGGATCTGTGTCCCTACTTTAATAGCTTCCTTACGCTTCTTACCGCTAAAAGTGGTCCTTTACTATCTTTTCTCCTGGTTAATACTCTCCATAGGTGGAGGTCTTCTCTATGACCTCCTGTCTCAAATATAA
- a CDS encoding PAS domain S-box protein: MKLNLNVERVLEESRFPAFFLSIDNKILKVNEPFLRLLNKKREDLEGKYCYEVVHGLKELPNFCPLKEGEPCLLSGCETNTAFCPTCKICPEDKKTKSKGIFFKDFYEPRLKKYLRVTLFPLYEEDIPIGYLHFIEDETQKAELRRLLEAVVDTYPGLFFVNDEKFNILYMNENLKRLCNTEHPKCYELIFGNDKPCSKCPLLIEGKVEEEKEVYSPLLDKYFIRHFKIFKINSEKIYKITFYADITEQIRLFEESGIALVVSTPEGEILRVNRRARELFGVSDPALLKNYRDQDFWLNPEDRKAFIEKLIKEKKINHLEFKYKRLSGESYTALISSRLYEENGKKLIYSAFEDITEYLRLKEEAFNFIQRVLEFLPIGVSVIDTEDKVIFVNSRLSEITGYSIDELKGVNLHQLLVADPNLRKRAKEVFQKISMGEKSKLAKRRIEFQARRKTGELFPAEVYFDEFIFEGKRLFIGIIQDVTERKLIEEKLFREEKEIVLEKIAGGLAHDLNNLLMIIKGYLELLGERLKKYGEKELNYLSKVEEAFDRMKNLVSELFIISRGELKREEFINLGEFLKKWAPFYLKGSSVALTLDIEENLFVNLQENHLLSIIQNLILNAREAMENSGELRIKAQKVDNFIKVEVSDTGPGIPEEVKNKIFEPGFTTKAHGTGLGLYVVKRIMDMYNGKIEIFSHPGEGTSVTLFFPSVKSLKGVEVEPSKKAKGTLKVLVMDDEAEIREVLKEFLSEQGIQIETAEEGETAFEMILSAEREGNPYTHLILDLTVPKGKGGIYLLRRLQEIGFDLRKVKSIIITGFTEEELKKEAEGLNLDAILYKPFSLSKVLEVLK, translated from the coding sequence ATGAAATTAAATCTTAATGTAGAAAGGGTTCTTGAGGAATCAAGATTCCCGGCCTTTTTCTTAAGTATTGATAATAAGATTCTTAAGGTCAATGAGCCTTTTTTAAGGCTTCTAAATAAAAAAAGAGAAGACCTTGAGGGAAAATACTGTTATGAAGTGGTGCATGGGCTAAAGGAGCTTCCCAATTTTTGTCCTCTTAAGGAAGGAGAGCCCTGTCTCCTTTCAGGCTGTGAAACTAATACAGCCTTCTGCCCTACTTGTAAAATCTGCCCAGAAGATAAAAAAACCAAATCTAAGGGCATTTTTTTTAAAGACTTTTATGAGCCAAGGCTTAAAAAATACCTCAGGGTTACCCTTTTTCCCCTCTATGAGGAAGATATACCCATTGGATATCTTCATTTCATTGAAGATGAAACCCAAAAAGCGGAACTTAGAAGGCTTTTAGAAGCAGTTGTTGATACCTATCCTGGTTTATTCTTTGTAAATGATGAGAAGTTTAACATCCTTTACATGAACGAAAACCTCAAAAGACTCTGTAATACTGAGCATCCCAAATGTTATGAATTAATCTTTGGAAATGATAAACCCTGTTCAAAGTGTCCACTCCTTATTGAGGGAAAAGTTGAAGAAGAAAAGGAGGTTTATTCCCCGCTCTTAGACAAGTATTTTATAAGGCATTTCAAAATCTTTAAGATAAATTCCGAAAAGATTTACAAAATCACTTTTTACGCTGATATTACTGAGCAGATCAGGCTTTTTGAAGAGTCAGGAATTGCGCTTGTAGTTTCAACACCAGAGGGAGAAATTCTTAGAGTAAATCGCAGGGCAAGGGAGCTTTTTGGGGTCTCTGATCCTGCCCTTTTAAAAAATTACAGGGATCAAGACTTCTGGCTTAATCCCGAGGACAGAAAGGCCTTTATAGAAAAACTTATCAAGGAAAAAAAGATTAACCATCTTGAGTTTAAATATAAAAGACTCTCAGGTGAGTCATATACAGCCCTTATCTCATCAAGGCTTTATGAAGAAAATGGAAAAAAACTTATCTACTCAGCCTTTGAAGATATTACAGAATACTTAAGATTAAAAGAAGAGGCCTTTAATTTCATTCAGAGAGTGCTTGAATTTTTACCTATCGGAGTTTCTGTCATAGATACAGAAGATAAGGTAATTTTTGTAAATTCAAGACTTTCAGAGATTACTGGTTATTCCATAGATGAGCTTAAAGGAGTGAATCTACACCAACTCCTTGTAGCTGATCCTAATTTAAGAAAACGAGCTAAAGAGGTCTTTCAAAAAATTTCTATGGGAGAAAAGTCTAAGCTTGCCAAAAGGAGAATTGAATTTCAAGCCCGCAGAAAGACAGGAGAGCTCTTTCCTGCAGAGGTATATTTTGACGAGTTTATTTTTGAAGGTAAAAGGCTTTTCATAGGAATTATTCAAGATGTAACGGAAAGAAAACTTATTGAGGAGAAACTTTTCAGAGAGGAAAAAGAAATTGTTCTTGAAAAGATAGCTGGAGGCCTTGCCCATGATCTAAATAATCTTCTCATGATTATAAAGGGTTATCTTGAGCTCCTTGGAGAAAGACTTAAAAAGTATGGGGAAAAGGAACTTAATTATCTTTCCAAAGTAGAAGAGGCTTTTGACCGTATGAAAAACCTTGTCTCTGAGCTCTTTATTATTTCAAGAGGAGAACTCAAACGGGAAGAATTTATTAATTTAGGAGAATTCTTAAAGAAGTGGGCTCCCTTTTATCTTAAAGGCTCATCTGTGGCTTTAACTCTGGATATTGAAGAAAATCTTTTTGTTAATTTACAGGAGAATCATCTTCTTTCTATTATCCAAAACCTTATTCTTAATGCCAGAGAGGCTATGGAAAACTCCGGAGAATTGAGAATAAAAGCGCAAAAGGTGGATAATTTTATCAAGGTTGAGGTATCTGATACAGGGCCAGGTATACCTGAAGAGGTGAAAAATAAAATTTTTGAGCCAGGTTTTACCACTAAGGCCCATGGGACAGGTCTTGGGCTCTATGTGGTCAAAAGAATTATGGATATGTATAATGGTAAAATTGAGATATTTAGCCATCCTGGTGAAGGCACAAGCGTTACACTTTTCTTTCCCTCGGTTAAATCCCTAAAGGGTGTTGAAGTTGAGCCTTCTAAAAAAGCAAAGGGGACTTTAAAGGTCTTGGTTATGGACGATGAAGCTGAAATCCGAGAGGTTCTAAAAGAATTTTTAAGTGAGCAGGGCATTCAGATTGAGACTGCAGAAGAAGGGGAGACTGCCTTTGAGATGATTTTATCTGCTGAACGAGAGGGAAATCCTTATACCCATCTAATTCTTGATTTGACCGTTCCAAAGGGAAAAGGTGGGATTTACCTCTTACGCCGACTTCAGGAGATAGGTTTTGACCTTAGAAAAGTAAAAAGTATTATAATTACTGGCTTTACTGAAGAAGAACTTAAAAAAGAGGCTGAGGGCCTCAATTTGGATGCTATCCTTTACAAACCTTTTTCCCTATCTAAGGTACTTGAGGTTTTAAAATAA
- a CDS encoding YgaP family membrane protein, whose amino-acid sequence MDRALRLTAGIAMLILFIFGIWGSNVHWFWKAFLLFMSLNHIQSAFTNWCPVMSLYRKLGIKDCCKEDEIKS is encoded by the coding sequence ATGGATAGAGCCTTAAGGCTTACTGCTGGTATTGCCATGTTAATTCTCTTTATTTTTGGCATATGGGGCTCAAATGTTCACTGGTTCTGGAAGGCCTTCCTGCTTTTTATGAGTCTAAATCATATTCAATCAGCTTTTACCAATTGGTGCCCTGTTATGAGCCTTTACAGAAAACTTGGCATAAAGGATTGCTGCAAAGAGGATGAAATTAAATCTTAA